A single window of Qipengyuania sediminis DNA harbors:
- a CDS encoding acetyl-CoA C-acetyltransferase has product MPEAYIVEAVRTAGGKRGGRLAGVHPVDLAAHSLDAVVERSGIDPGLVEDVVMGCVSQGGEQAMQVGRNAVLASKNLPQSTPAVTIDRQCGSSQQAIQFAAQAVMSGTQDVVIAAGVESMSRVPMGSTAMFHMKEGLGHYKSPGLEEKYPGIQWSQFMGAEMIVKKHGFSKDDLDRFAYESHRKAAAATNGGAFRQEIVGVPIETPDGVACHEIDEGIRFDATLEGIASVKLLSPEGHITAATSSQICDGSSAVLVVSEAALKAHNLTPLARIHNLTVTAGDPVIMLEEPLFATDRALQRAGMRIDDIDLYEVNEAFAPVPLAWLKHTGADPERLNVNGGAIALGHPLGASGTKLMTTLVHALKARGKRYGLQTMCEGGGVANVTIVEAL; this is encoded by the coding sequence ATGCCCGAGGCCTATATCGTCGAAGCCGTGCGCACCGCGGGGGGCAAGCGCGGAGGCCGGCTCGCGGGAGTACACCCCGTCGATCTCGCGGCGCATTCGCTCGACGCGGTGGTGGAACGCAGCGGGATCGATCCGGGGCTGGTGGAAGATGTGGTCATGGGCTGCGTCAGCCAGGGCGGCGAGCAAGCGATGCAGGTCGGGCGCAACGCGGTGCTGGCATCGAAAAACTTGCCGCAGTCCACCCCCGCGGTGACGATCGATCGCCAGTGCGGCTCCTCCCAGCAGGCGATCCAGTTCGCGGCGCAGGCGGTGATGAGCGGCACGCAGGACGTGGTGATCGCCGCCGGGGTGGAAAGCATGAGCCGCGTCCCCATGGGCTCGACCGCCATGTTCCATATGAAGGAGGGGCTGGGGCACTACAAATCGCCGGGGCTGGAGGAGAAATATCCCGGTATCCAGTGGAGCCAGTTCATGGGTGCCGAGATGATCGTGAAAAAGCACGGTTTTTCCAAGGATGATCTCGATCGCTTCGCTTACGAGAGCCACCGCAAGGCGGCAGCGGCCACCAATGGCGGCGCGTTCAGGCAAGAAATCGTAGGCGTGCCGATCGAAACCCCGGACGGCGTGGCCTGCCACGAGATCGACGAAGGCATCCGCTTCGATGCGACTTTGGAAGGCATCGCCTCGGTCAAGCTGCTCAGCCCCGAAGGGCATATCACCGCCGCAACCAGCAGCCAGATCTGCGACGGTTCATCCGCGGTCCTGGTGGTGAGCGAGGCGGCGCTGAAGGCGCATAACCTCACCCCGCTCGCGCGCATCCACAATCTCACTGTCACCGCGGGCGATCCGGTTATCATGCTGGAAGAGCCGCTGTTCGCGACCGACCGCGCCTTGCAACGCGCCGGCATGAGGATCGACGACATCGACCTGTACGAGGTGAACGAGGCCTTCGCTCCGGTGCCGCTCGCCTGGCTCAAGCACACCGGCGCGGACCCCGAGCGCCTAAATGTCAATGGCGGCGCGATCGCGCTCGGCCACCCGCTGGGCGCCAGCGGCACCAAGCTGATGACGACGCTCGTTCACGCGCTGAAGGCCCGCGGCAAACGCTACGGCCTGCAGACGATGTGCGAAGGCGGCGGCGTCGCCAATGTGACGATCGTGGAGGCGCTATAA
- a CDS encoding class I SAM-dependent methyltransferase translates to MTAAPQAWAGFWSHEPAGAGGGATLGDLPRPLRALLDAPWSALAASLPERAAVLDLATGGGVVLELLRSLRGDLVLTGVDGASPLPERRGMRLIGGVDNGNLPFADAAFAAVTSRFGIEYGGLEESAGEAARVLRPGGALCLICHHARSPVLRHNNARRAALGWAARESGWWGKALAFARARRAVPMPVPASFAAAPAEGQKRHPDQPVAWEFLTGIAQILHLVPAHEAESALQRLLRSGEDELARLDALAVAALDDHRLATLAGACAAAGVTLAPAATIKIPEGDPLAWLIQGRKAQ, encoded by the coding sequence GTGACCGCCGCGCCGCAGGCCTGGGCGGGATTCTGGTCGCACGAACCCGCCGGGGCCGGCGGTGGGGCGACGCTGGGCGATTTGCCGCGCCCTTTGCGCGCCTTGCTCGATGCGCCCTGGTCGGCGCTCGCCGCCTCCCTGCCGGAGCGGGCCGCCGTGCTCGACCTCGCAACCGGCGGCGGCGTCGTGCTCGAATTACTGCGAAGCTTGCGCGGGGATCTCGTGCTGACCGGGGTCGATGGCGCATCACCGCTCCCCGAACGCCGGGGCATGCGGCTGATAGGCGGGGTGGACAACGGGAACCTGCCCTTTGCCGATGCCGCCTTCGCCGCGGTTACGAGCCGGTTCGGTATCGAGTATGGTGGATTGGAAGAAAGCGCGGGTGAAGCAGCCAGGGTCCTGCGGCCGGGCGGAGCGCTGTGCCTGATATGTCACCATGCAAGGAGCCCGGTGCTAAGGCATAACAACGCGCGCCGGGCGGCGCTGGGCTGGGCCGCCCGTGAAAGCGGATGGTGGGGAAAGGCGCTGGCGTTCGCCCGCGCCCGGCGCGCGGTCCCCATGCCGGTTCCGGCGAGCTTCGCGGCGGCGCCAGCGGAAGGGCAAAAACGTCATCCGGACCAACCCGTCGCCTGGGAGTTTTTGACCGGTATCGCCCAGATCCTTCATCTCGTCCCTGCTCATGAGGCTGAATCCGCTCTGCAGCGCTTATTGCGGAGCGGCGAGGATGAGCTGGCGCGGCTCGATGCGCTGGCTGTGGCCGCGCTCGATGACCATCGGCTTGCCACGCTTGCCGGAGCATGCGCGGCTGCCGGGGTCACGCTCGCGCCCGCCGCCACGATCAAGATTCCGGAAGGCGACCCGCTGGCCTGGCTGATCCAAGGTAGGAAAGCGCAGTGA
- a CDS encoding putative 2OG-Fe(II) oxygenase, protein MEAARHALAGGDNEAALRLLAQRQDPDALHLRALAQRRGGRLAEARATFAAARAAAPEDPEIANNYANLLAQLGAHEEALQLYDRALALHPRYRDAAFNKALLLARLGESAPALALLAEIVAQNPRDAPAQSARGTILRGLGRLDAAAAAYEAGLAAHGGLVTALKGRAQIALERGEDDAVDRFRRALRAAPGDPDLVHGYAEALEAAGGGEATGVLERVLETHPEWIAGQLLLARMKAERGDTDYTGGMRAAIAQRPDDRDLALAHAGTLAAGERWSEALSVLPPGDDAELATVKAHYLCEAGHAAEALSAIAVVGCATANAAVIAARAHFRLGQPDKAAALLERAVDNEPGAMGAWGHLELAWRVLGDPRSAWLSGQDGLVATCDIGIGEGELSQIAALLRRLHRTRAHPLGQSLRGGTQTRGALFARTEPALARLRDALMAAVARYREALPPADAAHPLLRHRDSDLRMSGSWSVRLTDAGYHISHIHSEGLISSACYLALPDPCADDTRAGWLELGRPPAELGFDLEPLAMIEPRVGRLALFPSFLFHGTRPFPAGERLSVAFDVTAA, encoded by the coding sequence ATGGAGGCGGCCCGCCACGCGCTTGCCGGAGGCGACAACGAAGCGGCGCTTCGCCTGCTTGCACAAAGGCAGGATCCCGATGCGCTCCATCTGCGGGCCCTGGCGCAGCGGCGGGGAGGGCGCCTGGCGGAGGCGCGCGCCACGTTTGCAGCCGCGCGGGCAGCGGCCCCTGAAGATCCGGAAATCGCGAACAATTACGCCAATCTACTCGCGCAACTCGGCGCGCATGAGGAAGCGCTGCAGCTCTACGATCGCGCCCTGGCACTGCACCCGCGTTATCGCGATGCAGCCTTCAACAAGGCCCTGCTGCTGGCGAGACTGGGCGAGAGCGCCCCGGCCTTGGCCTTGCTCGCCGAAATCGTCGCGCAGAACCCGCGCGATGCGCCGGCGCAATCGGCGCGGGGAACGATCCTGCGCGGGCTGGGCCGATTAGACGCCGCCGCCGCCGCTTATGAGGCAGGCTTGGCGGCGCATGGCGGACTGGTCACGGCGCTGAAGGGCCGCGCGCAGATCGCGCTGGAGCGCGGGGAAGATGATGCGGTGGATCGCTTCCGCCGTGCTTTGCGCGCGGCTCCCGGCGATCCCGATCTCGTGCACGGCTATGCCGAGGCCCTTGAAGCCGCGGGCGGGGGCGAGGCGACCGGCGTGCTTGAAAGGGTGTTGGAGACGCACCCGGAATGGATCGCAGGCCAGCTGTTGCTCGCCCGCATGAAGGCAGAACGCGGCGATACCGACTATACCGGCGGGATGCGTGCCGCGATTGCGCAGCGCCCGGACGATCGCGATCTGGCGCTTGCTCACGCCGGGACCCTTGCCGCGGGAGAGCGATGGAGCGAAGCGCTGTCGGTGCTGCCCCCAGGGGACGACGCCGAGCTTGCGACCGTGAAAGCTCATTACCTGTGCGAAGCCGGACACGCAGCGGAGGCACTTTCGGCGATAGCCGTCGTCGGATGCGCCACCGCGAACGCAGCCGTCATCGCGGCGCGCGCGCATTTCCGGCTCGGCCAGCCTGACAAGGCCGCTGCACTTCTCGAACGCGCAGTGGACAACGAACCGGGCGCGATGGGCGCCTGGGGACATCTTGAGCTTGCCTGGCGTGTCCTGGGCGACCCCCGAAGTGCATGGTTGTCGGGGCAGGACGGGCTCGTCGCGACCTGCGACATCGGCATCGGCGAGGGGGAGCTGTCGCAAATCGCCGCGCTGCTGCGGCGATTGCATCGGACCAGGGCACACCCGCTGGGCCAGTCGCTGCGCGGCGGGACTCAGACGCGCGGCGCACTTTTTGCGCGAACCGAGCCGGCTCTCGCGCGCCTGCGCGACGCCTTGATGGCGGCGGTGGCGCGTTATCGCGAGGCTCTCCCACCCGCTGATGCCGCGCATCCGCTGCTGCGACACCGCGACAGCGATCTTCGCATGAGCGGCTCCTGGTCGGTGCGGTTGACGGACGCGGGATACCACATCAGCCACATCCATTCCGAAGGACTCATCAGCTCGGCCTGCTATCTCGCGCTTCCCGATCCCTGCGCCGATGACACGCGGGCCGGCTGGCTCGAACTGGGGCGCCCGCCGGCCGAGCTAGGCTTCGACCTCGAACCGCTCGCCATGATCGAGCCACGCGTCGGACGCCTGGCCCTGTTTCCCAGCTTCCTGTTTCACGGCACGCGCCCGTTTCCGGCGGGGGAGCGGCTGTCGGTGGCTTTCGACGTGACCGCGGCGTGA
- a CDS encoding 2OG-Fe(II) oxygenase, with amino-acid sequence MSGAIRLLDLNPRLDRASLAKAFAAAGRVQIRDVLTAEAARNLHRMLAEQTPWGLAWHAGADGPYALPAATVQALPPEQRMSIQKKLSAAASGRDYAFIYGQYPMVHAYLERWAPGGPHDLTVELLNDDPLMNLVRDVTGTPQLIKVDAQATLYGPGSFLSVHDDSHVAQGWRIAYVLNLCAEEWRPEWGGYLNFYDDAGDIVQGFRPRFNALNLFRVPQRHAVGYVPPFAPQARYAITGWFRDR; translated from the coding sequence ATGAGCGGCGCAATCCGATTGCTCGACCTGAACCCCCGGTTGGACCGCGCGAGCCTGGCCAAGGCCTTCGCGGCAGCGGGGCGTGTGCAGATCCGCGACGTCCTGACCGCCGAGGCGGCGCGAAATCTGCACCGGATGCTCGCCGAGCAGACACCATGGGGTCTGGCCTGGCACGCCGGGGCGGACGGTCCCTACGCGCTGCCCGCCGCAACGGTTCAGGCCCTGCCGCCGGAGCAGCGGATGTCGATCCAGAAAAAGCTCTCGGCAGCGGCGAGCGGCCGCGACTATGCCTTCATCTACGGCCAGTATCCGATGGTGCATGCCTATCTCGAACGCTGGGCACCGGGCGGACCGCACGATCTGACGGTCGAGCTGCTGAACGACGATCCGCTGATGAACCTGGTGCGTGATGTCACCGGCACGCCGCAGCTTATCAAGGTCGATGCCCAGGCGACGCTCTATGGCCCTGGCAGCTTCCTTTCCGTGCACGACGACAGCCATGTCGCACAGGGGTGGCGGATTGCCTATGTCCTCAACCTCTGCGCCGAGGAGTGGCGGCCCGAATGGGGCGGCTATCTCAATTTCTACGATGATGCCGGCGATATCGTCCAGGGCTTCCGGCCGCGTTTCAACGCGCTCAACCTGTTTCGCGTGCCGCAACGCCATGCCGTGGGTTACGTGCCGCCCTTCGCCCCTCAGGCGCGCTATGCGATCACCGGCTGGTTTCGCGATCGATGA
- a CDS encoding SDR family NAD(P)-dependent oxidoreductase: protein MQIGSNTPAVVTGGASGLGAATARALAAKGAKVAIFDMNEEKGNALAAELGGVFCKVNVTSEEDVDAGFAKAREAHGQERILVNCAGIGNAIKTASRSKEDGSIKHYPLSAFEFVIQVNLIGTFRCIAKSAAGMLTLDPLSEDGDRGAIVNTASVAAEDGQMGQAAYSASKGGVVGMTLPIARDLMSEGIRVNTILPGIFNTPLMNAAPPQVKDALAASVPFPKRLGHPEEYAQLALCMIETGYFNGEDVRLDGGIRMAPR from the coding sequence ATGCAAATCGGCAGCAATACGCCCGCGGTCGTCACCGGCGGCGCATCGGGCCTCGGCGCGGCGACGGCGCGGGCGCTGGCGGCGAAGGGCGCCAAGGTCGCGATCTTCGACATGAACGAGGAGAAGGGCAATGCGCTCGCCGCCGAGCTCGGCGGCGTGTTCTGCAAGGTCAATGTGACGAGTGAGGAGGATGTCGACGCGGGCTTCGCCAAGGCCCGCGAGGCGCACGGGCAGGAGCGGATCCTGGTGAACTGCGCCGGCATCGGCAACGCGATCAAAACCGCCAGCCGCTCCAAGGAGGATGGCAGCATCAAGCATTATCCGCTTTCGGCCTTCGAATTCGTGATTCAGGTCAATCTCATCGGCACCTTCCGCTGCATCGCAAAGTCGGCCGCGGGGATGCTGACTCTCGATCCGCTGAGCGAGGACGGCGATCGGGGCGCGATCGTCAACACCGCCAGCGTCGCGGCGGAGGATGGCCAGATGGGCCAGGCCGCCTATTCGGCGAGCAAGGGCGGGGTGGTCGGCATGACGCTGCCGATCGCACGCGACCTTATGTCCGAAGGGATAAGGGTGAACACCATTTTGCCAGGCATCTTCAACACCCCGCTGATGAACGCCGCGCCGCCGCAGGTGAAGGATGCGCTCGCGGCCAGCGTGCCGTTCCCCAAGCGGCTCGGCCATCCCGAGGAATATGCGCAGCTCGCCCTGTGCATGATCGAAACCGGCTATTTCAACGGCGAGGACGTGCGCCTCGACGGGGGGATCAGAATGGCGCCGCGCTGA
- a CDS encoding aspartyl/asparaginyl beta-hydroxylase domain-containing protein — MTISGLIERAAEAKRAGLLSEARRSLEEALTAAPGHPGALNALGLVTMDQGDAPGAAALFRQAVAADPAAAPLWLNLAHAQSLAGDAAGELASLDAALGIDPYLMPALLRKAQALERSGRTADSVQAYRAVLAATPADEGLPDAIRAALAHGRAVVAAAGERRAEEMTAAIDKLRGRFTASDFTRAQAYADHRAGRRQVYQQQPTGGHFPYLPAIEFFDRALFPWFAELEAASELIAGELRALLADADEEPGFAPYVAFDPTQPVNQWADLNLSPRWSAWFFVKDGVPQAANRAKCPGTAALLDRLPLLDIPGKGPTAMFSVLDARTRIPPHTGTSNVRTTVHLPLVIPPGCGFRVGSQTREWQWGEAWAFDDTIEHEAWNDSDQPRTILILDAWNPLLTEAERAVVRAIG; from the coding sequence ATGACCATATCCGGCCTGATCGAACGCGCTGCCGAGGCGAAACGCGCCGGTCTCCTGTCCGAGGCGCGCCGCTCGCTCGAAGAGGCCTTGACCGCAGCGCCCGGCCACCCCGGGGCGCTGAATGCGCTTGGCCTGGTGACGATGGACCAAGGCGACGCGCCCGGCGCGGCTGCGCTGTTCCGCCAGGCCGTTGCCGCCGATCCCGCGGCTGCGCCGCTCTGGTTAAATCTGGCGCATGCGCAAAGTCTTGCCGGCGACGCGGCCGGCGAGCTCGCGAGCCTCGACGCCGCGCTCGGCATCGATCCCTATCTGATGCCGGCATTGCTGCGCAAAGCGCAGGCGCTGGAGCGTTCGGGTCGGACCGCCGACAGCGTGCAGGCCTATCGCGCAGTTCTGGCAGCGACGCCGGCGGATGAGGGGCTTCCCGACGCAATCCGCGCTGCTCTCGCGCACGGGCGCGCCGTGGTGGCGGCTGCGGGGGAGCGGCGGGCAGAGGAAATGACGGCCGCGATCGACAAGCTGCGCGGCCGCTTCACGGCCAGCGATTTTACGCGCGCGCAAGCCTATGCCGATCACCGCGCGGGGCGGCGCCAGGTCTATCAGCAACAGCCGACCGGCGGCCACTTCCCCTATCTGCCGGCAATCGAGTTCTTCGACCGCGCCCTGTTTCCATGGTTTGCGGAGCTGGAGGCTGCGAGCGAGCTCATCGCCGGCGAACTGCGCGCCTTGTTGGCGGATGCGGACGAGGAGCCCGGATTCGCGCCCTACGTCGCCTTCGATCCGACCCAGCCGGTCAACCAGTGGGCGGACCTCAACCTGTCGCCCCGCTGGAGCGCCTGGTTCTTCGTCAAGGACGGCGTGCCCCAGGCGGCGAACCGGGCCAAGTGCCCCGGAACGGCGGCGCTCCTCGATCGCCTGCCGCTGCTCGATATCCCCGGCAAAGGTCCGACCGCGATGTTCTCGGTTCTGGACGCCCGCACCCGCATTCCCCCGCATACCGGCACCAGCAATGTCCGTACCACCGTGCATCTGCCGCTGGTAATTCCCCCGGGGTGCGGTTTTCGCGTCGGTTCGCAGACGCGCGAATGGCAGTGGGGGGAGGCGTGGGCGTTCGACGATACCATCGAGCACGAGGCCTGGAATGACAGCGACCAGCCGCGCACGATCCTGATCCTCGATGCCTGGAACCCGCTATTGACCGAAGCGGAACGGGCGGTCGTGCGGGCGATCGGCTAG
- a CDS encoding TonB-dependent receptor domain-containing protein, with amino-acid sequence MSSTLLLGCAGFAAPAYAQDDTPESPVGIEAQSGSTDDNADGAIIVTGSRIARRDLVSSSPVAVVSDEEFTLSGSVNVEQVINTLPQVVPGATSFSNNPGGGVATLNLRGLGSQRNLVLVNGRRYIFFDASQTVDINTIPAFLIGSVDVVTGGASAVYGSDALAGVINFRLRDDLDGFLAGAQYNLTEEGDGRRYNAYVALGSDFADNRGNIAVFAEYAKRGAIGQGARDFSRFALSDGATGLVPGGSAGVPEGRIVAVGTASAPAATIAAGTNYGGGGAFFFAPGTSRPFAGSASPDGYNYAPSNFLMVPQERWTLGGYGEYEITDNFTAFAEVNYINNRVENELAATPLTQNVDFNVAQVCTRVSAADCAQITLIASRQAAAQAASPGGNTAFPGFTAGSGQFGALQPGFARLQVNSRFTQIANRNASDDRNAFRALFGFKGGLTDTLNYEAYYSYARTRNGQIQEGNVSRSAFTRLAGNGTCNPFGLNQFSEACINGVSILAQNTEISELEVAQASISGPVFQFGTAESPVSFAIGGEWRRLAAEFIPDTALQSGDVVGFNAGQSTEGDYTVKEVFGELLVPLVEDNFFHRIELNGAARYSDYSLDAVGGVWSYAGGIRVAPIRDIEFRAQYQRAVRAPNVGELFGGQSIGFPPATDPCALPSAATNAAIRAVCVATGVPSASVGQAFLQPNTQIQGAFGGNPNLQEEVADTFTAGVVLRPSFIPRLNITVDYYDIEIDNAIATAGGGVAGILNLCYNVIQDASSAVCGLISRDTQGIISGPPFVVSAGNANLASLATSGVDVQVDYDMPLGFSILGQDESRLNFFFLLNYSDENTFVPTVGVDESVECAGRFGLNCGNPTPRWKWSSRLSWLDGPVTTSLRWRHVGAVDDDDDSTDFIVDRIEAYDVFDLTVGFNASDNFTLNVGVSNLFNEQPPIIGSNQEQANTYPGVYDVLGRDYFVSAQFKF; translated from the coding sequence TTGAGCTCGACGCTGCTGCTCGGCTGCGCCGGCTTTGCCGCCCCTGCTTACGCGCAGGACGACACGCCGGAATCGCCCGTCGGGATCGAAGCGCAGAGCGGCTCGACCGACGACAACGCCGACGGCGCCATCATCGTCACCGGTTCGCGCATTGCGCGCCGTGATCTCGTCTCGAGCAGCCCCGTCGCGGTGGTTTCCGACGAGGAATTCACGCTCTCGGGTTCGGTCAATGTCGAGCAGGTGATAAACACCCTGCCGCAGGTCGTGCCGGGCGCGACCTCGTTCTCGAACAACCCGGGCGGCGGCGTCGCCACCCTGAACCTGCGCGGCCTCGGCTCGCAGCGTAACCTCGTGCTGGTCAACGGCCGCCGCTACATCTTCTTCGATGCCAGCCAGACGGTCGACATCAACACCATTCCCGCCTTCCTCATCGGCAGCGTGGACGTGGTGACCGGCGGCGCCTCGGCCGTCTATGGTTCGGACGCGCTCGCCGGCGTCATCAACTTCCGCCTTCGTGACGATCTCGACGGCTTCCTTGCCGGCGCGCAGTATAATCTGACCGAGGAAGGCGACGGCCGCCGCTACAACGCCTATGTCGCGCTGGGCAGCGATTTCGCCGACAATCGCGGCAACATCGCCGTCTTCGCCGAATACGCCAAGCGCGGCGCGATCGGCCAGGGCGCGCGCGACTTCTCGCGCTTCGCGCTTTCGGATGGTGCCACCGGCCTCGTTCCGGGCGGCTCGGCCGGTGTGCCGGAGGGCCGCATCGTGGCCGTGGGCACCGCCTCGGCGCCCGCCGCCACCATTGCCGCCGGGACAAATTACGGCGGCGGCGGCGCGTTCTTCTTCGCGCCCGGCACCAGCCGTCCGTTTGCGGGGTCGGCCTCGCCCGACGGCTACAACTACGCGCCGTCCAACTTCCTCATGGTCCCGCAGGAGCGCTGGACCCTGGGCGGTTATGGTGAGTACGAAATCACCGATAACTTCACCGCCTTCGCGGAAGTGAACTACATCAACAACCGCGTGGAGAACGAGCTGGCGGCGACCCCGCTGACCCAGAACGTCGATTTCAACGTCGCTCAGGTCTGCACCCGGGTGTCGGCGGCGGATTGCGCTCAGATCACTCTGATCGCCAGCCGTCAGGCGGCCGCCCAGGCCGCCAGCCCCGGCGGCAACACGGCGTTCCCGGGCTTCACGGCGGGGTCTGGCCAGTTCGGCGCTCTGCAGCCCGGTTTTGCCCGTCTGCAGGTCAATTCGCGTTTCACGCAAATCGCCAACCGCAACGCCTCGGACGACCGCAACGCGTTCCGCGCGCTGTTCGGGTTCAAGGGCGGGCTGACCGATACGCTGAACTACGAAGCCTATTACAGCTACGCGCGGACGCGGAACGGCCAGATCCAGGAAGGCAACGTTTCGCGTTCTGCCTTCACGCGGCTCGCCGGCAACGGCACCTGCAACCCCTTCGGCCTGAACCAGTTCAGCGAAGCCTGTATCAACGGCGTTTCCATCCTCGCGCAGAACACCGAGATCTCGGAGCTCGAGGTCGCGCAGGCGTCGATTTCCGGCCCGGTGTTCCAGTTCGGCACGGCGGAAAGCCCGGTCTCGTTCGCGATCGGTGGCGAATGGCGCCGCCTGGCCGCCGAGTTCATTCCCGACACGGCGCTGCAGTCGGGTGACGTGGTCGGCTTCAACGCCGGTCAGTCGACCGAAGGTGATTACACCGTCAAGGAAGTGTTCGGCGAACTTCTCGTGCCGCTGGTCGAAGACAACTTCTTCCACCGGATCGAGCTGAACGGCGCCGCGCGCTATTCCGACTACTCGCTCGATGCGGTCGGAGGCGTCTGGAGCTACGCGGGCGGTATCCGCGTCGCGCCGATCCGCGACATCGAGTTCCGGGCGCAGTACCAGCGCGCGGTTCGCGCCCCCAACGTCGGCGAGCTGTTCGGCGGCCAGTCGATCGGCTTCCCGCCGGCGACCGACCCCTGCGCCCTGCCCTCCGCAGCGACCAATGCCGCCATCCGCGCGGTCTGCGTCGCCACGGGCGTGCCTTCGGCCAGCGTCGGGCAGGCGTTCCTGCAGCCCAACACCCAGATCCAGGGTGCGTTCGGCGGCAACCCCAACCTGCAGGAAGAAGTCGCGGACACCTTCACCGCTGGTGTGGTGCTGCGTCCGAGCTTCATCCCGCGGCTCAACATCACGGTCGACTACTACGACATCGAGATCGACAATGCGATCGCGACCGCCGGTGGCGGCGTGGCCGGCATTCTCAACCTCTGCTATAACGTGATCCAGGATGCGAGCAGCGCGGTCTGCGGCCTGATCTCGCGCGATACGCAGGGCATCATCTCGGGTCCTCCGTTCGTGGTGTCGGCGGGCAATGCCAACCTGGCCTCGCTCGCGACCAGCGGTGTCGACGTTCAGGTCGATTACGATATGCCGCTCGGGTTCAGCATCCTCGGCCAGGACGAATCGCGTCTCAACTTCTTCTTCCTGCTGAACTATTCGGACGAAAACACCTTCGTCCCGACGGTCGGCGTGGATGAATCGGTCGAGTGCGCGGGTCGCTTCGGTCTCAACTGCGGCAATCCGACGCCGCGTTGGAAGTGGTCGAGCCGCCTGTCCTGGCTCGACGGTCCGGTGACCACCAGCCTGCGCTGGCGTCATGTCGGTGCCGTCGATGACGACGACGACTCCACCGACTTCATCGTCGATCGCATCGAAGCCTATGACGTCTTCGACCTGACGGTTGGGTTCAACGCTTCCGACAATTTCACTTTGAATGTCGGCGTCAGCAACCTGTTCAACGAGCAGCCGCCGATCATCGGCAGCAACCAGGAACAGGCGAACACCTATCCCGGCGTCTATGACGTGCTCGGCCGCGACTACTTCGTGTCGGCCCAGTTCAAGTTCTAA
- a CDS encoding 2OG-Fe(II) oxygenase, which produces MSVIDEAARLNAAGRREEAVALVTRAAAGDDPEALFALANWRLFGLFGARDLGEAHRLLARAGERGSVEAVRTAAILTANGTGCSPDPAAAERMLRSIGDRDPHAALQLALLEGMPAPEAYPPERSETLSERPLVKRYAGLLSPRECAYLMGMAEPQLRPSYVTNPATGAQMPHPIRTSTGMSYGPTLEDLVVRRLNERIARASGTQTAWGEPLHILRYDRGQEYRPHTDSMPGDTDPRVWTVLIYLNDAYEGGATSFPRAGLSFRGAPGDALMFRNVTQDGRPDGDSLHAGLPIEKGVKWLATRWIRSQPYHPWHS; this is translated from the coding sequence GTGAGCGTCATCGACGAGGCGGCTCGACTGAACGCGGCGGGCCGGCGCGAAGAGGCGGTAGCGCTGGTTACGCGCGCGGCTGCGGGCGACGATCCCGAAGCCTTGTTCGCGCTGGCCAATTGGCGCCTGTTCGGGCTGTTCGGTGCGCGTGACCTCGGCGAGGCGCACCGCCTGCTGGCGCGCGCCGGCGAGCGCGGCTCGGTCGAAGCCGTTCGCACCGCCGCGATCCTGACCGCCAATGGAACCGGGTGCAGTCCCGACCCTGCTGCGGCGGAGCGTATGCTGCGGAGCATAGGCGACCGCGACCCTCATGCCGCGCTGCAACTCGCCCTCCTCGAAGGCATGCCGGCACCCGAGGCCTATCCACCGGAACGCAGCGAGACGCTCAGCGAGCGCCCGCTGGTAAAGCGCTACGCTGGGTTACTGTCGCCCCGCGAATGCGCCTATCTGATGGGTATGGCGGAGCCGCAGCTAAGGCCAAGCTATGTCACCAATCCCGCGACCGGGGCGCAGATGCCGCATCCGATCCGAACCTCCACTGGCATGAGCTACGGCCCGACGCTGGAGGATCTGGTGGTGCGGCGGCTCAATGAACGGATCGCGCGGGCCAGCGGGACGCAGACGGCTTGGGGCGAACCGCTGCATATCCTGCGCTACGATCGCGGGCAGGAGTACAGGCCCCATACCGACAGCATGCCCGGCGACACCGATCCGCGAGTTTGGACCGTGCTGATCTATCTGAACGATGCGTACGAAGGCGGGGCGACCAGCTTCCCCCGCGCGGGTCTGAGCTTTCGCGGTGCGCCCGGCGATGCCCTCATGTTCCGCAATGTGACACAGGACGGGCGGCCCGATGGGGACAGCCTGCACGCGGGCCTGCCGATCGAGAAGGGCGTGAAATGGCTCGCGACCCGATGGATCCGCAGCCAGCCCTATCATCCCTGGCATAGCTGA